Proteins from a genomic interval of Paenibacillus sp. RC334:
- a CDS encoding AraC family transcriptional regulator — MNTQDQSFTSFLYKLQDIQHVCSGRSSSRQETSFHTLLLFNEGEGDIVIDGMTYPLYRQKGFMLAPGAAMKLHMLSGAPADYYIIRFLALQPSGEPDRYIPAPAIGPHEWIISHFRFVMDMVEEIKRKHHCNSVWDQMKANIVFQEMLMSLFQHTSRDQKPDVQQAVTLTHHYMEQHYASDITRDKLAELAGMSADYYSRMFKKLIGKSPMEYLTDIRINHAKQALVLTRDSFRSIAHGAGFSDEFYFSRKFKAATGRSPSAYVNTIRYSDKIASLKHLLTGHLVALGIEPYAAVINKAYPVTEGFRNTISVGEVQPDLEKLMSARPDLILTCEFRDFEKSKKEKMYEQIAPTVTVPFFQNWRTHFQSIARIVGKDAEAVEWLERYETKAATISRKLRQKIGGETVLIVGVGNQKMCVYGQRNVGTVLYGDLKLAMPAGVEDIAHYREVTVDDLAEYDADRIILTCFRHYGNACEEQTIQQECLALWRSPEWQKLKAVQSGAVHHMCDSRHLYTCYTSLSHDLLLDKTVTLLLSDSSK, encoded by the coding sequence ATGAATACGCAGGATCAATCCTTTACTTCATTTCTTTATAAACTGCAAGATATTCAGCATGTGTGCTCTGGTCGCTCTTCCTCCCGGCAAGAAACGTCTTTTCATACCTTGTTATTATTCAATGAAGGCGAAGGGGATATAGTCATTGATGGAATGACGTATCCTCTTTACCGTCAAAAGGGCTTTATGCTCGCTCCCGGCGCAGCCATGAAGCTCCATATGTTGTCCGGCGCTCCAGCGGATTATTACATCATCCGTTTTCTTGCATTACAGCCGTCCGGGGAGCCGGACCGTTACATACCCGCACCAGCGATTGGACCGCATGAATGGATCATTTCCCACTTTCGTTTTGTGATGGATATGGTCGAGGAGATCAAGAGGAAGCATCATTGTAATAGCGTGTGGGACCAAATGAAGGCCAACATTGTATTTCAGGAAATGCTGATGTCCTTGTTTCAGCATACGAGCCGTGATCAGAAGCCCGATGTGCAGCAGGCGGTGACGCTGACCCATCATTATATGGAGCAGCACTATGCCTCTGATATTACGCGGGACAAGCTGGCGGAGCTGGCAGGGATGAGCGCTGATTATTATTCACGTATGTTCAAAAAATTGATTGGCAAAAGCCCGATGGAATATTTGACGGACATTCGTATCAATCATGCGAAGCAGGCGCTGGTGCTTACCCGTGATTCCTTTCGTTCTATTGCTCACGGTGCCGGTTTTAGCGATGAATTCTATTTTAGCCGCAAATTTAAAGCTGCCACAGGACGCTCCCCCTCAGCCTACGTGAATACAATCCGTTATTCGGATAAAATCGCTTCGCTCAAGCATCTGTTAACCGGACATTTGGTGGCATTGGGCATTGAGCCGTATGCGGCGGTCATCAACAAGGCTTATCCTGTCACCGAGGGCTTCCGCAATACCATTTCGGTGGGTGAGGTTCAGCCCGACCTGGAGAAGCTGATGTCAGCCCGGCCTGATCTGATTTTAACCTGTGAGTTTAGAGATTTTGAGAAGTCGAAAAAGGAAAAAATGTACGAGCAGATTGCGCCCACCGTCACCGTGCCCTTTTTTCAAAACTGGCGCACTCATTTTCAGTCGATTGCCCGTATTGTCGGCAAGGATGCGGAAGCGGTGGAATGGCTGGAACGGTATGAAACGAAGGCTGCGACCATTTCTCGAAAGCTCAGGCAAAAGATCGGCGGGGAGACGGTGCTAATCGTCGGAGTGGGGAACCAGAAAATGTGTGTGTATGGACAGCGGAATGTGGGAACGGTGCTATACGGGGATTTAAAGCTGGCTATGCCTGCGGGAGTGGAGGATATTGCCCATTACCGTGAGGTGACGGTGGACGATCTGGCTGAATATGATGCGGATCGCATCATACTGACGTGTTTCCGCCATTATGGAAATGCCTGTGAAGAACAAACGATTCAGCAGGAATGTCTGGCACTGTGGCGCTCTCCTGAATGGCAGAAGCTAAAGGCGGTGCAAAGCGGAGCCGTAC
- a CDS encoding IucA/IucC family protein: MKYTTSTTPVLSSEETTLLQKKKQAENHVMQDLINTLLTEGFWEHADIELLSISQWQSYYTTVHPELGELFSFADPEAIADPKGETSPNGRYISLYRWWVDREQQHSLIFPVQAAVVQPYRYLQSSGVYEIRRWSEGGGFSAELLHPVTLMQRVIEGCLDEEYRQQEGVGRFIQLLEQSIEQTTWSLDSGLTDENILEKSPSEAFQRLEQYSSLRDRPFHPASKAKTGLNEEDYRKYIAEFGQDITLNWVALRKDAVMTGVGIAQGPHFTDTETVADAVKSDTQRPYDGQQPDDLLLSSSERQLVEQEMQERGLAADYIAIPVHPWQLTYMLPQHLHTEQVDKVWIPLEVKAGAFQATSSVRSLSPKDGGQNYVKLPLGVFSLGASRYLPAVKLINGDRGQAMLQQAKTRDPQLQERLFLCDEGSWWAYMPENGSLYDDPPRHLAAMARIYPHELIHDPAVRLIPMSALAASQHHFFQEWAAERGLPDTAKSVKQLFGEVCSAFFEIMLRLYRIGLMPEIHGQNCVLVWKNGKIEHILLRDHDSVRLHLPWLTEQGIADPEYQIRPGYSNSLYNETPKKLLFYLQTLGIQVNLYAIIDTLSDVYGIDEFTLWSVLRHQLEEAIHRVPFKAAVRQEIEHILFEKPDWPLKLLVKPLLEQSGVPGSMPSGQSRIQNPFHHL; the protein is encoded by the coding sequence ATGAAATACACAACAAGCACGACCCCGGTGCTTTCATCCGAAGAAACAACGCTTTTGCAGAAGAAAAAGCAGGCTGAAAACCATGTCATGCAGGATCTCATCAATACATTGCTGACGGAAGGATTTTGGGAGCATGCCGATATTGAACTGCTGTCTATTTCGCAATGGCAAAGCTACTATACTACCGTCCATCCTGAATTAGGCGAGCTATTTTCTTTTGCCGATCCTGAAGCTATTGCGGATCCAAAAGGGGAAACCTCTCCAAACGGTCGTTATATAAGCCTTTACCGCTGGTGGGTGGATCGGGAACAGCAGCACAGTCTCATTTTTCCCGTACAAGCTGCAGTGGTTCAACCCTATCGCTATCTACAGTCGAGTGGTGTGTATGAAATTCGGCGGTGGTCAGAGGGTGGCGGGTTTAGTGCAGAATTGCTTCACCCCGTAACGCTGATGCAGCGTGTGATTGAGGGATGCCTGGATGAAGAATACCGTCAACAGGAGGGAGTGGGACGGTTTATCCAGCTACTAGAGCAATCCATTGAACAGACTACATGGTCGCTGGATAGCGGACTGACGGATGAAAATATACTGGAGAAATCGCCCTCAGAGGCTTTTCAACGATTGGAACAGTATTCTTCGCTGCGTGATCGTCCGTTTCACCCCGCATCCAAGGCCAAAACGGGCTTGAACGAGGAGGACTATCGCAAATATATCGCTGAATTTGGGCAAGACATCACGCTGAACTGGGTGGCGCTCCGAAAGGATGCGGTGATGACCGGAGTGGGAATCGCACAAGGGCCTCATTTTACGGACACAGAAACAGTAGCAGATGCAGTCAAATCGGACACACAGCGTCCATACGATGGGCAGCAGCCGGACGACCTTCTTCTGTCCAGCTCCGAGCGTCAGCTAGTAGAGCAGGAGATGCAGGAACGCGGATTAGCTGCGGATTATATTGCAATCCCCGTTCATCCGTGGCAGCTCACGTATATGCTACCCCAGCATTTACATACCGAGCAGGTGGACAAAGTATGGATTCCACTGGAAGTGAAGGCCGGAGCTTTTCAGGCAACCTCGTCTGTGCGCTCCCTGTCTCCCAAGGATGGCGGGCAGAATTATGTCAAGCTGCCGCTGGGCGTGTTTTCATTGGGGGCATCCCGCTATCTCCCTGCGGTAAAGCTGATTAACGGAGATCGCGGACAAGCCATGTTGCAGCAAGCCAAGACGCGTGACCCACAGCTTCAGGAACGCTTATTTTTATGCGATGAAGGCTCCTGGTGGGCCTATATGCCGGAAAATGGCAGCCTGTATGATGATCCACCCCGGCACTTGGCAGCGATGGCGCGGATTTATCCGCACGAATTGATCCATGATCCTGCTGTTCGCCTGATTCCCATGTCTGCGTTGGCCGCAAGTCAGCACCATTTTTTCCAGGAATGGGCGGCTGAGCGCGGACTTCCAGACACGGCAAAATCGGTAAAACAACTGTTCGGTGAAGTGTGCTCGGCATTTTTTGAAATCATGCTGCGCTTGTATCGGATCGGGCTTATGCCTGAAATCCATGGACAAAACTGTGTGCTGGTTTGGAAAAATGGAAAGATCGAGCACATTTTGCTACGTGACCATGACTCGGTACGTCTGCATCTGCCCTGGCTGACAGAGCAGGGAATAGCCGATCCTGAATACCAAATCCGGCCAGGCTATTCCAACAGCCTATATAATGAAACACCGAAGAAATTACTGTTCTACCTGCAAACCCTTGGCATTCAAGTCAATCTGTACGCCATTATAGATACTCTTTCCGATGTTTATGGTATAGACGAGTTCACTTTATGGTCTGTATTAAGGCATCAATTGGAAGAAGCGATTCATCGCGTGCCTTTCAAGGCTGCCGTTCGTCAGGAAATCGAGCATATTTTATTTGAAAAGCCGGACTGGCCACTCAAGCTACTGGTTAAGCCTTTGCTGGAGCAGTCTGGCGTACCCGGCAGCATGCCATCTGGTCAAAGCCGTATACAGAACCCGTTTCATCATTTATAA